Proteins encoded within one genomic window of Oryza brachyantha chromosome 7, ObraRS2, whole genome shotgun sequence:
- the LOC102702952 gene encoding chromatin remodeling protein EBS-like isoform X2 yields MAKSRPPKRILESYTIKGSDKVIKPGDCVLMRASDASKPPYVARVEAIEAAGSRGTNVRVRVRWYYRPEESIGGRRPFHGTKEVFLSDHYDVQSADTIEGKCNVHSFRSYTKLDSVNAEDFFCRFEYKSATGSFVPDRIAVFCKCEMPYNPDDLMIQCEECSDWFHPSCIGMTIKDAKKLEHFFCQSCTAENGKMAENSHEATAQSEEKVESKRRRR; encoded by the exons atGGCGAAGTCGCGGCCGCCCAAGCGGATCCTCGAGTCCTACACCATCAAGGGCTCCGACAAAGTCATCAAGC CTGGGGACTGTGTGCTAATGAGAGCATCTGATGCATCAAAGCCACCCTATGTGGCAAGAGTTGAGGCAATCGAGGCTGCAGGGTCACGGGGTACAAATGTGAGAGTACGGGTCCGGTGGTACTATCGGCCAGAGGAGTCCATTGGCGGAAGGCGACCATTTCATGGTACCAAAGAGGTGTTCCTCTCGGACCATTATGATGTACAAAGTGCTGACACTATAGAGGGGAAGTGCAATGTTCACAGCTTCCGTAGCTACACAAAGCTTGATTCTGTCAATGCTGAGGACTTCTTCTGTCGCTTTGAGTACAAATCAGCCACAGGAAGCTTCGTGCCTGACCGCATTGCTGT GTTCTGCAAGTGTGAGATGCCATACAATCCTGATGACCTTATGATCCAATGTGAGGAATGCTCTGACTG GTTTCACCCTTCTTGCATTGGAATGACTATTAAAGATGCAAAAAAACTTGAGCACTTTTTCTGCCAGAGCTGTACTGCAGAAAATGGAAAGATGGCTGAGAATTCTCATGAAGCTACAGCACAATCCGAAGAAAAG GTGGAGTCAAAAAGACGGAGAAGGTGA
- the LOC102708451 gene encoding B3 domain-containing protein Os07g0183300/Os07g0183600-like isoform X1, whose amino-acid sequence MWLACANPKSGRLPAVGSLVYYFPHGHTEQCPSPLAEPLACPHVFLCRVVAVRFSANIETNEPYAAISLKPGVLPNDDVPRQHPHPAPVPDHQQPQIYYFVKELNDKDADHRVLFTAPMDVANKVFPPPLENQQTRDLSVRDLQGVRMYFNYRGNGRRVEFRKGWRRFHKDMDLIDGDHVIFMRRPASDQVFLGVRRQRDVPKTVRVTTTVTLQEVMEAVRLAAEGVEFTVNYYSRQDGDEFVVPREVVDEALRARLTPAMAWSSHGQSRTARRPSLAHRAMSSTSSPRACGAISIFDDPKRQR is encoded by the exons ATGTGGCTCGCCTGCGCCAACCCGAAGTccggccgcctccccgccgttGGCTCCCTCGTCTACTACTTCCCCCACGGCCACACCGAGCAGtgcccctcccctctcgcggAGCCGCTCGCTTGCCCCCACGTCTTCCTCTGcagggtcgtcgccgtccgctTCTCCGCCAACATCGAGACGAACGAGCCATACGCCGCCATCTCCCTCAAACCAGGTGTTCTCCCCAACGACGACGTCCCGCGCCAGCACCCGCACCCGGCCCCTGTTCCCGACCACCAGCAGCCGCAGATCTATTACTTCGTCAAAGAGCTGAATGATAAAGATGCTGACCATCGAGTTCTCTTCACCGCCCCCATGGATGTCGCCAACAAGgtcttcccgccgccgctcgagaACCAACAGACACGGGATCTCAGCGTGAGGGACCTGCAAGGTGTTCGCATGTACTTCAACTACAGAGGGAACGGCAGAAGAGTAGAATTCAGGAAGGGCTGGAGAAGATTTCACAAAGACATGGACCTCATCGACGGCGACCACGTGATCTTCATGCGCCGCCCCGCCAGCGACCAGGTGTTCCTCGGGGTACGGCGCCAGCGAGATGTCCCGAAAACAGTCAGGGTGACAACCACGGTCACGCTCCAGGAGGTGATGGAGGCGGTGAGGCTTGCGGCGGAAGGCGTTGAGTTCACGGTGAACTACTACTCACGACAGGACGGAGACGAGTTTGTGGTGCCACGCGAGGTGGTGGACGAGGCTTTGCGCGCCAGGCTCACTCCGGCGATGGCGTGGAGTTCTCATGGGCAGTCCAGGACGGCGCGCCGCCCATCGTTGGCCCACAGGGCAATGTCGTCGACATCATCTCCACGCGCGTGTGGCGCAATCTCGAT ATTCGATGACCCGAAGCGTCAAAGATGA
- the LOC121055035 gene encoding B3 domain-containing protein Os07g0183200-like: MAQPLAAGPRIVDRDMWLACANPKSGRLPAVGSFVYYFPYGHAEQCPSPLTQPLVCRQEFLCRVVAVRVSASAETNEPYAAISLKPDVVPDDDVPNPSPAPDQHHHQQPQIFYFVKELTYRDVDYRDLFVAPMSAANKVFPPPLEHKQTQDLSMRDLQGFRMHFKHRENRAGSVELRKGWRGFKKDMDLIDGDHVIFMRRPASDQLFVGVRRQRDVPKRVRPIKHRAKATTTVPLQEVMEAARLAAAGVEFTVNYYSRQDGDEFVVPHKVVVEGLKVWRARLIPAMVMKFSWAVQDDAPPIVGPQGKIVNIISTRVWRNLEVGWPQSSKMNRWTNFWQVRPILYPNLLSSSSPSPQKKLKISETATDLPSSSSPHPPKEPKISETATDLPSSSSPPHLPTELHISETATASASVEQEEKVDELLGQLFSKPPFL; this comes from the exons ATGGCgcagccgctcgccgccggcccacGGATTGTCGACCGCGACATGTGGCTCGCCTGCGCCAACCCGAAGTccggccgcctccccgccgttGGCTCCTTCGTCTACTACTTCCCCTACGGCCACGCTGAGCAGTGCCCCTCCCCTCTCACGCAGCCGCTCGTTTGCCGCCAGGAATTCCTCTGcagggtcgtcgccgtccgcgtCTCCGCCAGCGCCGAGACGAACGAGCCATACGCCGCCATCTCCCTCAAACCAGATGTTGtccccgacgacgacgtcccGAACCCCTCCCCTGCTCCCgaccagcaccaccaccagcagccgCAGATCTTTTACTTCGTCAAAGAGCTGACATATCGCGATGTTGACTATCGAGATCTCTTCGTCGCCCCCATGTCTGCCGCCAATAAGgtcttcccgccgccgctcgagcACAAACAGACACAGGATCTCAGCATGAGGGACCTGCAAGGTTTTCGCATGCATTTCAAGCACAGAGAGAACCGCGCCGGAAGCGTAGAACTCAGAAAGGGCTGGAGAGGATTTAAAAAAGACATGGACCTCATCGACGGCGACCACGTGATCTTCATGCGCCGCCCCGCCAGCGACCAGCTGTTCGTCGGGGTGCGGCGCCAGCGAGATGTCCCGAAAAGAGTACGGCCCATAAAGCACCGAGCCAAGGCGACGACCACGGTCCCGCTCCAGGAGGTgatggaggcggcgaggcTTGCGGCGGCAGGCGTTGAGTTCACGGTGAACTACTACTCACGACAGGACGGAGACGAGTTTGTGGTGCCACACAAGGTGGTGGTCGAGGGCCTGAAGGTTTGGCGCGCCAGGCTCATTCCGGCGATGGTGATGAAGTTCTCATGGGCAGTCCAGGACGACGCGCCGCCCATCGTTGGCCCACAGGGCAAAATTGTCAACATCATCTCCACGCGCGTGTGGCGCAATCTCGAG GTTGGATGGCCCCAATCGTCAAAGATGAACAGATGGACAAACTTCTGGCAAGTTCGACCTATTTTGTACCCtaatcttctttcttcttcttctcctagCCCTCAAAAGAAGCTTAAGATTTCTGAGACGGCTACTGATCTTCCTTCGTCTTCTTCTCCTCACCCTCCAAAGGAGCCTAAGATTTCTGAGACGGCTACTGatcttccttcttcttcttctcctcctcaccTTCCAACGGAGCTTCATATTTCTGAGACGGCTACGGCATCTGCATCTGTGGAGCAAGAGGAGAAAGTGGACGAACTACTGGGCCAGCTATTCTCAAAGCCACCTTTTCTTTGA
- the LOC102707883 gene encoding B3 domain-containing protein Os07g0183300/Os07g0183600-like isoform X2, translating to MAQPLAAGPRIVDRDMWLACANPRSGHLPAVGSLVYYFPHGHAEQCPSPLAEPLVCRQEFLCRVVAVRVSASAETNEPYAAISLKPAVVPDDDVPNPFPAPDQHHHQPPQIYYFVKELTYRDVDYRDVFSAPMSAADKVFPPPLKDKQTRDLSMRDLQGFRMDFKHRANRAGSVELREGWRGFKKDMDLIDGDHVIFMRRPASGQLFVGVRRQRDVPKRVRPIKHRAKATTTVPLQEVMEAARLAAAGVEFTVNYYSRQDGDEFVVPRKVVDEGLKVLRARLTPTMVVKFSWAVQDDAPPIVGPQGKIVRIISTRMWRNLEVGWPQSSKMNRWTNFWQELNISEVAAASASMEQEETLDELLDQLFSKPPFL from the exons atggcgcagccgctcgccgccggcccacGGATCGTCGACCGCGACATGTGGCTCGCCTGCGCCAACCCGAGGTCCGGCCACCTCCCCGCCGTTGGCTCCCTCGTCTACTACTTCCCCCACGGCCACGCCGAGCAGtgcccctcccctctcgcggAGCCGCTCGTTTGCCGCCAGGAATTCCTCTGcagggtcgtcgccgtccgcgtCTCCGCCAGCGCCGAGACGAACGAGCCATACGCCGCCATCTCCCTCAAACCAGCTGTTGtccccgacgacgacgtcccGAACCCGTTCCCTGCTCCCgaccagcaccaccaccagccgccGCAGATCTATTACTTCGTCAAAGAGCTGACATATCGCGATGTTGACTATCGAGATGTCTTCTCCGCCCCCATGTCTGCCGCCGATAAGgtcttcccgccgccgctcaagGACAAACAGACACGGGATCTCAGCATGAGGGACCTGCAAGGTTTTCGGATGGATTTCAAGCACAGAGCGAACCGCGCCGGAAGCGTAGAACTCAGGGAGGGCTGGAGAGGATTTAAAAAAGACATGGACCTCATCGACGGCGACCACGTGATCTTCATGCGCCGCCCCGCCAGCGGCCAGCTGTTCGTCGGGGTGCGGCGCCAGCGAGATGTCCCGAAAAGAGTACGGCCCATAAAGCACCGAGCCAAGGCGACGACCACGGTCCCGCTCCAGGAGGTgatggaggcggcgaggcTTGCGGCGGCAGGCGTTGAGTTCACGGTGAACTACTACTCACGACAGGACGGAGACGAGTTTGTGGTGCCACGCAAGGTGGTGGACGAGGGCCTCAAGGTTTTGCGCGCCAGGCTCACTCCGACGATGGTGGTGAAGTTCTCATGGGCAGTCCAGGACGACGCGCCGCCCATCGTTGGCCCACAGGGCAAAATCGTCAGGATCATCTCCACGCGCATGTGGCGCAATCTCGAG GTTGGATGGCCCCAATCGTCAAAGATGAATAGATGGACAAACTTTTGGCAA GAGCTTAATATTTCTGAGGTGgctgctgcatctgcatctATGGAGCAAGAGGAGACATTGGACGAACTACTGGACCAGCTATTCTCAAAGCCACCTTTTCTTTGA
- the LOC102708729 gene encoding probable D-2-hydroxyglutarate dehydrogenase, mitochondrial encodes MATRLLLRRLGPLAGEALHARGMYATQYGATNHVFSRFYWIQGQQHPLYGSKTNVETYDTQQSAQMNFEIQKRSFSSAAAHIQRNPAYSVLNSDDVSYFKSILGDSSVVQDQDRVAVANVDWMGKYKGASQLLLLPKSTDEVSKILSYCNSRRLAVVPQGGNTGLVGGSVPVYDEVIISLVGMNKIVNFDNVNGILTCEAGCVLENLSSFVENKGFIMPLDLGAKGSCHIGGNISTNAGGLRFIRYGSLHGSVLGLEVVLANGTVLDMLTTLRKDNTGYDLKHLFIGSEGSLGVVTKVAILTPAKLPSSNVAFLSCNDYISCQKLLLAARRSLGEILSAFEFMDRHCIDLAMKYLEGVHNPLPVSPYNFYVLIETTGSDESYDKAKLEAFLLRSLEDGLVADGVIAQDISQASNFWRIREGISEASVKVGAVYKYDLSIPVEKLYDIVEEMRSRVGDMGEVLGYGHLGDGNLHLNILSAKYSDRMLERIEPFVYEWTSKQRGSISAEHGLGLMKAEKIHYSKSPEAVQLMASIKKLLDPNSILNPYKVLPQSVL; translated from the exons ATGGCgacgcgcctcctcctccgccgcctggggccgctcgccggcgaggcgctgCATGCGCGAg GCATGTATGCTACACAATATGGTGCCACAAACCATGTCTTTAGCAGATTCTATTGGATTCAAGGTCAGCAGCACCCCTTGTATGGATCGAAAACTAATGTGGAAACGTATGACACACAACAGAGTGCACAGatgaattttgaaattcaGAAGCGTTCATTCAGTTCTGCAGCAGCACACATTCAGAGGAATCCAGCCTATTCAGTGTTGAATTCTGATGATGTTTCCTACTTTAAGAGTATCTTGGGTGATAGCAGTGTAGTTCAGGATCAAGACAGAGTAGCAGTTGCAAATGTGGACTGGATGGGTAAATACAAGGGTGCAAGTCAGCTATTGCTCTTACCAAAAAGTACTgatgag GTTTCTAAGATTCTTTCTTATTGCAACTCCAGACGACTGGCTGTGGTCCCGCAGGGTGGGAACACAGGTCTTGTAGGTGGCAGTGTGCCTGTTTATGATGAG GTTATCATCAGCCTTGTTGGTATGAACAAAATAGTAAACTTTGACAAT GTGAACGGTATTCTTACTTGTGAAGCTGGTTGTGTGTTGGAGAATTTAAGCTCCTTTGTGGAAAACAAAGG GTTTATTATGCCACTTGACCTGGGAGCAAAAGGTAGTTGTCATATAGGTGGAAACATTTCAACTAATGCTGGTGGTCTACGCTTCATACGTTACGGTTCACTTCATGGAAGTGTACTTG GCCTTGAAGTTGTCCTGGCCAATGGAACTGTTCTCGATATGCTTACTACTTTAAGGAAAGACAACACTGGCTATGATCTGAAGCACTTATTTATTG GAAGTGAAGGTTCACTAGGAGTTGTCACCAAAGTTGCAATACTTACTCCTGCAAAGCTACCATCATCTAATGTTGCGTTTCTTTCCTGCAATGACTACATAAGCTGCCAG AAATTACTACTCGCAGCTAGGAGGAGCTTGGGTGAGATTCTCTCCGCATTTGAGTTCATGGATCGTCATTGTATTGATCTG GCTATGAAATATTTGGAAGGAGTTCACAATCCTCTACCTGTATCACCGTACAATTTTTATGTTCTAATCGAGACAACTGGAAGTGATGAGTCATATGATAA AGCAAAACTTGAAGCTTTTTTGTTGCGTTCATTGGAAGATGGCCTGGTAGCTGATGGAGTTATAGCACAAGATATTAGCCAAGCGTCTAACTTTTGGAGAATACGTGAG GGTATATCAGAAGCATCCGTCAAAGTTGGAGCTGTCTACAAGTATGACTTGTCCATACCAGTAGAGAAGCTCTATGATATTGTCGAGGAAATGCGCAGTCGTGTTG GTGATATGGGGGAAGTATTGGGCTATGGACACCTCGGTGATGGGAACCTACATTTGAACATCTTATCAGCAAAGTACAGCGATAGG ATGCTGGAACGAATTGAACCATTTGTCTACGAGTGGACCTCCAAACAGAGAGGGAGCATTAGTGCAGAGCATGGATTGGGTCTAATGAAAGCCGAGAAGATTCACTACAGCAAGTCACCTGAGGCA GTGCAATTGATGGCTTCCATCAAGAAGTTGCTGGACCCAAATTCAATCCTGAACCCCTACAAGGTTCTACCACAGTCCGTGCTGTAG
- the LOC102702952 gene encoding chromatin remodeling protein EBS-like isoform X1: MAKSRPPKRILESYTIKGSDKVIKPGDCVLMRASDASKPPYVARVEAIEAAGSRGTNVRVRVRWYYRPEESIGGRRPFHGTKEVFLSDHYDVQSADTIEGKCNVHSFRSYTKLDSVNAEDFFCRFEYKSATGSFVPDRIAVFCKCEMPYNPDDLMIQCEECSDWFHPSCIGMTIKDAKKLEHFFCQSCTAENGKMAENSHEATAQSEEKQVESKRRRR; the protein is encoded by the exons atGGCGAAGTCGCGGCCGCCCAAGCGGATCCTCGAGTCCTACACCATCAAGGGCTCCGACAAAGTCATCAAGC CTGGGGACTGTGTGCTAATGAGAGCATCTGATGCATCAAAGCCACCCTATGTGGCAAGAGTTGAGGCAATCGAGGCTGCAGGGTCACGGGGTACAAATGTGAGAGTACGGGTCCGGTGGTACTATCGGCCAGAGGAGTCCATTGGCGGAAGGCGACCATTTCATGGTACCAAAGAGGTGTTCCTCTCGGACCATTATGATGTACAAAGTGCTGACACTATAGAGGGGAAGTGCAATGTTCACAGCTTCCGTAGCTACACAAAGCTTGATTCTGTCAATGCTGAGGACTTCTTCTGTCGCTTTGAGTACAAATCAGCCACAGGAAGCTTCGTGCCTGACCGCATTGCTGT GTTCTGCAAGTGTGAGATGCCATACAATCCTGATGACCTTATGATCCAATGTGAGGAATGCTCTGACTG GTTTCACCCTTCTTGCATTGGAATGACTATTAAAGATGCAAAAAAACTTGAGCACTTTTTCTGCCAGAGCTGTACTGCAGAAAATGGAAAGATGGCTGAGAATTCTCATGAAGCTACAGCACAATCCGAAGAAAAG CAGGTGGAGTCAAAAAGACGGAGAAGGTGA
- the LOC102707883 gene encoding B3 domain-containing protein Os07g0183200-like isoform X1 codes for MAQPLAAGPRIVDRDMWLACANPRSGHLPAVGSLVYYFPHGHAEQCPSPLAEPLVCRQEFLCRVVAVRVSASAETNEPYAAISLKPAVVPDDDVPNPFPAPDQHHHQPPQIYYFVKELTYRDVDYRDVFSAPMSAADKVFPPPLKDKQTRDLSMRDLQGFRMDFKHRANRAGSVELREGWRGFKKDMDLIDGDHVIFMRRPASGQLFVGVRRQRDVPKRVRPIKHRAKATTTVPLQEVMEAARLAAAGVEFTVNYYSRQDGDEFVVPRKVVDEGLKVLRARLTPTMVVKFSWAVQDDAPPIVGPQGKIVRIISTRMWRNLEVGWPQSSKMNRWTNFWQVRPVFYPNLLSSSSSPSPQKKLKISETTTDLPSSSSPHPPKELNIFETATNIPSSSPPPQPPKELNISEVAAASASMEQEETLDELLDQLFSKPPFL; via the exons atggcgcagccgctcgccgccggcccacGGATCGTCGACCGCGACATGTGGCTCGCCTGCGCCAACCCGAGGTCCGGCCACCTCCCCGCCGTTGGCTCCCTCGTCTACTACTTCCCCCACGGCCACGCCGAGCAGtgcccctcccctctcgcggAGCCGCTCGTTTGCCGCCAGGAATTCCTCTGcagggtcgtcgccgtccgcgtCTCCGCCAGCGCCGAGACGAACGAGCCATACGCCGCCATCTCCCTCAAACCAGCTGTTGtccccgacgacgacgtcccGAACCCGTTCCCTGCTCCCgaccagcaccaccaccagccgccGCAGATCTATTACTTCGTCAAAGAGCTGACATATCGCGATGTTGACTATCGAGATGTCTTCTCCGCCCCCATGTCTGCCGCCGATAAGgtcttcccgccgccgctcaagGACAAACAGACACGGGATCTCAGCATGAGGGACCTGCAAGGTTTTCGGATGGATTTCAAGCACAGAGCGAACCGCGCCGGAAGCGTAGAACTCAGGGAGGGCTGGAGAGGATTTAAAAAAGACATGGACCTCATCGACGGCGACCACGTGATCTTCATGCGCCGCCCCGCCAGCGGCCAGCTGTTCGTCGGGGTGCGGCGCCAGCGAGATGTCCCGAAAAGAGTACGGCCCATAAAGCACCGAGCCAAGGCGACGACCACGGTCCCGCTCCAGGAGGTgatggaggcggcgaggcTTGCGGCGGCAGGCGTTGAGTTCACGGTGAACTACTACTCACGACAGGACGGAGACGAGTTTGTGGTGCCACGCAAGGTGGTGGACGAGGGCCTCAAGGTTTTGCGCGCCAGGCTCACTCCGACGATGGTGGTGAAGTTCTCATGGGCAGTCCAGGACGACGCGCCGCCCATCGTTGGCCCACAGGGCAAAATCGTCAGGATCATCTCCACGCGCATGTGGCGCAATCTCGAG GTTGGATGGCCCCAATCGTCAAAGATGAATAGATGGACAAACTTTTGGCAAGTTCGACCTGTTTTCTACCCtaatcttctttcttcttcttcttctcctagCCCTCAAAAGAAGCTTAAGATTTCTGAGACGACTACTGATCTTCCTTCGTCTTCTTCTCCTCACCCTCCAAAGGAGCTTAATATTTTTGAGACGGCTACTAATattccttcttcttctcctcctcctcaaccTCCAAAGGAGCTTAATATTTCTGAGGTGgctgctgcatctgcatctATGGAGCAAGAGGAGACATTGGACGAACTACTGGACCAGCTATTCTCAAAGCCACCTTTTCTTTGA
- the LOC102708451 gene encoding B3 domain-containing protein Os07g0183300/Os07g0183600-like isoform X2 gives MWLACANPKSGRLPAVGSLVYYFPHGHTEQCPSPLAEPLACPHVFLCRVVAVRFSANIETNEPYAAISLKPGVLPNDDVPRQHPHPAPVPDHQQPQIYYFVKELNDKDADHRVLFTAPMDVANKVFPPPLENQQTRDLSVRDLQGVRMYFNYRGNGRRVEFRKGWRRFHKDMDLIDGDHVIFMRRPASDQVFLGVRRQRDVPKTVRVTTTVTLQEVMEAVRLAAEGVEFTVNYYSRQDGDEFVVPREVVDEALRARLTPAMAWSSHGQSRTARRPSLAHRAMSSTSSPRACGAISMYPPIR, from the exons ATGTGGCTCGCCTGCGCCAACCCGAAGTccggccgcctccccgccgttGGCTCCCTCGTCTACTACTTCCCCCACGGCCACACCGAGCAGtgcccctcccctctcgcggAGCCGCTCGCTTGCCCCCACGTCTTCCTCTGcagggtcgtcgccgtccgctTCTCCGCCAACATCGAGACGAACGAGCCATACGCCGCCATCTCCCTCAAACCAGGTGTTCTCCCCAACGACGACGTCCCGCGCCAGCACCCGCACCCGGCCCCTGTTCCCGACCACCAGCAGCCGCAGATCTATTACTTCGTCAAAGAGCTGAATGATAAAGATGCTGACCATCGAGTTCTCTTCACCGCCCCCATGGATGTCGCCAACAAGgtcttcccgccgccgctcgagaACCAACAGACACGGGATCTCAGCGTGAGGGACCTGCAAGGTGTTCGCATGTACTTCAACTACAGAGGGAACGGCAGAAGAGTAGAATTCAGGAAGGGCTGGAGAAGATTTCACAAAGACATGGACCTCATCGACGGCGACCACGTGATCTTCATGCGCCGCCCCGCCAGCGACCAGGTGTTCCTCGGGGTACGGCGCCAGCGAGATGTCCCGAAAACAGTCAGGGTGACAACCACGGTCACGCTCCAGGAGGTGATGGAGGCGGTGAGGCTTGCGGCGGAAGGCGTTGAGTTCACGGTGAACTACTACTCACGACAGGACGGAGACGAGTTTGTGGTGCCACGCGAGGTGGTGGACGAGGCTTTGCGCGCCAGGCTCACTCCGGCGATGGCGTGGAGTTCTCATGGGCAGTCCAGGACGGCGCGCCGCCCATCGTTGGCCCACAGGGCAATGTCGTCGACATCATCTCCACGCGCGTGTGGCGCAATCTCGATGTATCCACCC ATTCGATGA